One genomic segment of Streptomyces niveus includes these proteins:
- the mca gene encoding mycothiol conjugate amidase Mca, with protein MTDQLRLMAVHAHPDDESSKGAATMAKYVSEGVDVLVVTCTGGERGSILNPKLQGDSYIEEHIHEVRKKEMDEAREILGVRQSWLGYVDSGLPEGDPLPPLPEGCFALADVDEAAGRLVRMIREQKPHVVTTYDENGGYPHPDHIMTHKISMVAFESAADAEKYPEAEFGPVWQPQKLYFNQGFNRPRTVALHEALLARGLESPYGDWLERWKEFERVERTLTTHVPCDDFYEIRDKALIAHATQIDPDGGWFRVPMDVQREVWPTEEYELAKSFVDTSLPESDLFAGIRDNA; from the coding sequence TTGACTGACCAGCTGCGATTGATGGCCGTGCACGCCCACCCCGACGACGAGTCGAGCAAGGGCGCGGCGACCATGGCCAAGTACGTATCCGAGGGGGTGGACGTGCTGGTCGTTACCTGCACCGGAGGCGAGCGCGGCTCCATCCTCAACCCCAAGCTCCAGGGTGACTCCTACATCGAGGAGCACATCCACGAGGTGCGCAAAAAGGAGATGGACGAGGCCCGGGAGATCCTCGGCGTCCGGCAGTCCTGGCTCGGTTACGTCGACTCGGGCCTGCCCGAGGGCGACCCGCTGCCGCCGCTCCCCGAGGGCTGCTTCGCGCTGGCGGACGTCGACGAGGCGGCGGGCCGGCTCGTGCGGATGATCCGCGAGCAGAAGCCGCACGTCGTCACGACGTACGACGAGAACGGCGGTTACCCGCACCCCGACCACATCATGACCCACAAGATCTCGATGGTGGCCTTCGAGTCGGCGGCGGACGCCGAGAAGTACCCCGAGGCGGAGTTCGGACCGGTCTGGCAGCCGCAGAAGCTCTACTTCAACCAGGGCTTCAACCGTCCCCGTACGGTCGCGCTGCACGAGGCGCTGCTGGCGCGCGGGCTCGAATCCCCGTACGGCGACTGGCTGGAGCGGTGGAAGGAGTTCGAGCGCGTGGAGCGGACGCTGACCACGCACGTGCCGTGCGACGACTTCTACGAGATCCGCGACAAGGCGCTCATCGCGCACGCCACGCAGATCGACCCCGACGGCGGCTGGTTCCGCGTTCCGATGGACGTCCAGCGGGAGGTCTGGCCGACCGAGGAGTACGAGCTGGCGAAGTCGTTCGTCGACACCTCCCTCCCCGAGAGCGACCTCTTCGCGGGCATCCGCGACAATGCCTGA
- a CDS encoding DUF4307 domain-containing protein → MTAVRTPVLPEDRYGRSSDERADRKLKIVGSVLGVGLLALVGWFGYDYVAGQSVSGELIKFKRVSDTSVEVHLEVRKDRDAAGTCTLRSRSEDGAEVGRKDVRFEGPETRIDEVVTVRTTSSATSAELVGCTADGI, encoded by the coding sequence ATGACCGCGGTACGCACACCGGTTCTTCCCGAGGACCGTTACGGCCGCTCGTCGGACGAGCGCGCGGACCGCAAGCTCAAGATCGTCGGCTCGGTGCTCGGCGTCGGCCTGCTCGCGCTCGTCGGCTGGTTCGGTTACGACTATGTGGCAGGCCAGAGTGTCTCGGGCGAGCTCATCAAATTCAAGCGGGTATCGGACACCTCCGTCGAGGTGCATCTCGAAGTCCGCAAGGACCGGGACGCGGCCGGCACCTGCACGCTGCGTTCGCGTTCCGAGGACGGCGCCGAGGTGGGCCGCAAGGACGTCCGCTTCGAGGGTCCCGAGACCCGGATCGACGAGGTCGTGACCGTCCGTACGACGTCGAGCGCGACGAGCGCGGAGCTCGTCGGGTGTACGGCGGACGGCATCTGA
- the greA gene encoding transcription elongation factor GreA, with translation MTQTSENVTWLTQASYNQLKAELEYLSGPARVEIAQKIEAAREEGDLKENGGYHAAKEEQGKQELRVRQLTQLLQNAKVGEAPADDGIVEPGMVVTIAFDGDEDDTLTFLMASREYASSDIETYSPQSPLGVGVNGKKVGEEAEYELPNGNKASVKILAAKPYQG, from the coding sequence GTGACCCAGACCAGCGAGAACGTCACCTGGCTCACCCAGGCGTCGTACAACCAGCTCAAGGCCGAGCTGGAATACCTGTCTGGTCCCGCGCGCGTCGAGATCGCCCAGAAGATCGAGGCCGCCCGCGAGGAGGGGGACCTGAAGGAGAACGGCGGGTACCACGCGGCCAAGGAGGAGCAGGGCAAGCAGGAGCTGCGGGTACGCCAGCTGACCCAGCTCCTGCAGAACGCCAAGGTGGGCGAGGCTCCGGCGGACGACGGGATCGTGGAGCCGGGCATGGTCGTGACGATCGCGTTCGACGGCGACGAGGACGACACCCTGACGTTCCTGATGGCATCGCGTGAATACGCGAGCTCCGACATCGAGACGTACTCGCCGCAGTCGCCCCTCGGCGTCGGCGTGAACGGCAAGAAGGTCGGCGAGGAAGCGGAGTACGAGCTGCCGAACGGCAACAAGGCCTCGGTGAAGATCCTGGCGGCGAAGCCCTACCAGGGCTGA
- a CDS encoding ABC transporter permease produces the protein MSAVTEASPKALAPRPRGGVVQSVRDSLVVAKRNLIRMLRIPEMIVFGLIQPIMFVVLFTYVFGGSINVPGAPAGSAQAYREFLMAGIFAQTVTFATAGAGAGIADDMHKGLIDRFRSLPMARGAVLTGRTLADLVQTALTLVVLAAVALIIGWRTHENMGSVLAGFALLLFLGYAFSWIGALIGLIVRTPEAATSGGLIWLFPLTFVSNAFVPVNGMPAFLQHIAEWNPFSATVQAARELFGNTIPGREASVTGAWPMEHPIWASLIWSVLIIVVFRTLAVRRYRSATA, from the coding sequence GTGAGCGCCGTAACAGAGGCCTCGCCGAAGGCCCTCGCCCCACGCCCGCGCGGCGGCGTCGTCCAGTCCGTCCGCGACTCACTCGTGGTCGCCAAGCGCAATCTGATCCGGATGCTCCGCATCCCGGAGATGATCGTCTTCGGGCTGATCCAGCCCATCATGTTCGTGGTGCTCTTCACCTATGTCTTCGGCGGCTCCATCAACGTCCCCGGCGCCCCCGCCGGCAGCGCCCAGGCCTACCGCGAGTTCCTGATGGCGGGCATCTTCGCGCAGACCGTCACCTTCGCCACGGCGGGCGCGGGCGCCGGAATCGCCGACGACATGCACAAGGGGCTCATCGACCGGTTCCGCTCACTGCCCATGGCACGCGGCGCGGTCCTCACCGGACGTACGCTCGCCGACCTCGTACAGACCGCCCTGACGCTCGTCGTCCTCGCGGCCGTCGCGCTGATCATCGGCTGGCGCACGCACGAGAACATGGGCAGCGTCCTCGCCGGCTTCGCGCTGCTGCTCTTCCTCGGGTACGCGTTCTCCTGGATCGGCGCCCTGATCGGCCTCATCGTCCGTACGCCGGAGGCCGCGACGTCCGGCGGACTGATCTGGCTCTTCCCGCTGACGTTCGTCTCCAACGCCTTCGTACCGGTCAACGGCATGCCGGCGTTCCTTCAGCACATCGCCGAGTGGAACCCCTTCAGCGCGACCGTGCAGGCGGCGCGTGAGCTGTTCGGCAACACGATTCCGGGCCGCGAGGCGTCGGTGACCGGTGCGTGGCCGATGGAGCACCCGATCTGGGCCTCGCTGATCTGGTCGGTCCTGATCATCGTGGTGTTCCGCACCCTGGCCGTACGGCGCTACCGCTCGGCCACGGCGTAG
- a CDS encoding ATP-binding cassette domain-containing protein has protein sequence MPGAIYAEGLVKTFGDVRALDGVDLDVPEGTVLGLLGPNGAGKTTAVRVLTTLLQPDSGKAVVAGIDVLKHPNEVRRNIGLSGQFAAVDEYLTGRENLQMVGQLYQQSARAAKARAVELLERFNLSDAADRTAKTYSGGMRRRLDLAAALVVSPPVMFMDEPTTGLDPRNRQQLWGIIEELVAGGTTLLLTTQYLEEADHLAHDICVIDHGQVIARGTADELKARTGGERVEVVVHERDQITPTHDVLAGFGKGDVMVAQHTRKLTVPVTGGAKLLAEIIRELDARGVEIDDIGLRRPTLDDVFISLTGHAAEEGRDNGDGPAPRTAPGVSPARTPSDTETTSTSTSPTASASSPSTTTSTTTDPKESAK, from the coding sequence ATGCCAGGCGCCATCTACGCCGAAGGCCTGGTCAAGACGTTCGGCGACGTACGAGCACTGGACGGCGTCGATCTCGACGTCCCCGAAGGAACGGTCCTGGGTCTGCTCGGCCCCAACGGCGCGGGCAAGACCACCGCGGTCCGTGTGCTGACGACCCTGCTCCAGCCCGACAGCGGCAAGGCCGTCGTCGCCGGCATCGACGTGCTCAAGCACCCCAACGAGGTGCGCAGGAACATCGGACTCTCCGGCCAGTTCGCCGCGGTCGACGAGTATCTGACGGGCCGCGAGAACCTCCAGATGGTCGGCCAGCTCTACCAGCAGAGCGCCCGCGCCGCGAAGGCCAGGGCCGTCGAACTGCTGGAGCGCTTCAACCTCAGCGACGCGGCCGACCGGACCGCGAAGACCTACTCCGGCGGCATGCGCAGGCGCCTGGACCTCGCGGCGGCGCTCGTCGTCTCCCCGCCCGTGATGTTCATGGACGAGCCGACGACCGGCCTCGACCCGCGCAACCGCCAGCAACTGTGGGGAATCATCGAGGAGTTGGTCGCGGGCGGTACTACCCTGCTGCTCACCACCCAGTATCTGGAAGAGGCCGACCACCTCGCCCACGACATCTGCGTCATCGACCACGGCCAGGTCATCGCACGCGGCACCGCCGACGAACTCAAGGCCCGCACGGGCGGCGAGCGCGTCGAGGTCGTCGTCCATGAACGCGACCAGATCACCCCGACCCACGACGTGCTCGCCGGCTTCGGCAAGGGCGACGTGATGGTCGCCCAGCACACCCGCAAGCTCACCGTCCCGGTCACCGGCGGAGCGAAGCTGCTCGCCGAGATCATCAGGGAACTCGACGCCCGGGGCGTCGAGATCGACGACATCGGGCTGCGCCGCCCCACCCTCGACGACGTCTTCATCTCCCTCACCGGCCACGCGGCCGAGGAGGGCCGGGACAACGGCGACGGCCCGGCGCCGCGCACCGCACCCGGCGTCTCCCCGGCCAGGACGCCGAGCGACACCGAGACGACGAGCACGAGCACGAGCCCGACCGCGAGTGCGAGCAGCCCGAGCACGACCACGAGTACGACCACGGACCCGAAGGAGAGCGCCAAGTGA
- the ilvA gene encoding threonine ammonia-lyase, with product MLTGVARMTAMEGSRYLTHLVGAPVHLKCENLQRTGSFKLRGAYVRIAGLSPEERAAGVVAASAGNHAQGVALASTLLGVRSTVFMPLAAPLPKVAATREYGAQVRLHGQVVDETLAAAQEYARETGAVFIHPFDHPDIIAGQGTVGLEILEQCPEVRTILVGLGGGGLAAGIALAVKAVRPDVTVIGVQAEGAAAYPPSLRAGRPMSIDEQQTMADGIKVGRPGEITFPMIRDLVDEVRTVSEDELSSALLLCLERAKLVVEPAGASTVAALLSTPKAFRGPVVAVLSGGNVDPLLMQRILRHGMAAAGRYLGLRLRITDRPGALATLLGVLSVADANILDVGHVRTDPRLGLTEADVELRLETKGPEHCADVEAALREAGYTILG from the coding sequence ATGCTCACCGGTGTGGCGCGGATGACCGCGATGGAGGGCAGCAGGTATCTGACCCACCTGGTCGGCGCACCGGTCCACCTGAAGTGCGAGAACCTTCAGCGCACCGGGTCGTTCAAGCTGCGCGGCGCGTACGTCCGCATCGCCGGTCTCTCACCCGAGGAGCGCGCGGCCGGTGTCGTCGCAGCCAGCGCGGGCAACCACGCGCAGGGCGTCGCGCTCGCGTCGACCCTGCTCGGTGTGCGCTCCACCGTGTTCATGCCGCTCGCGGCGCCGCTGCCCAAGGTGGCCGCGACCCGTGAGTACGGGGCGCAGGTGCGGCTGCACGGCCAGGTCGTCGACGAGACCCTGGCCGCCGCGCAGGAGTACGCGCGGGAGACCGGCGCCGTCTTCATCCACCCCTTCGACCACCCGGACATCATCGCCGGACAGGGCACGGTGGGCCTGGAGATCCTGGAGCAGTGCCCCGAGGTGCGGACCATTCTGGTCGGTCTCGGCGGCGGCGGCCTCGCCGCGGGCATCGCGCTGGCGGTGAAGGCGGTGCGGCCCGATGTCACGGTGATCGGCGTGCAGGCGGAGGGCGCCGCCGCGTACCCGCCCTCGCTCAGGGCCGGGCGGCCGATGTCGATCGACGAGCAGCAGACGATGGCGGACGGCATCAAGGTCGGCCGGCCCGGCGAGATCACGTTCCCGATGATCAGGGACCTGGTCGACGAGGTGCGTACGGTGTCCGAGGACGAGCTGTCCAGCGCGCTGCTGCTCTGTCTGGAGCGGGCGAAGCTGGTCGTGGAGCCGGCCGGGGCGAGCACGGTCGCCGCGCTGCTGAGCACTCCGAAGGCGTTCCGGGGGCCGGTGGTCGCCGTGCTGTCGGGCGGCAACGTGGACCCCCTGCTGATGCAGCGGATCCTGCGGCACGGGATGGCGGCGGCCGGGCGCTATCTGGGGCTGCGGCTGCGGATCACCGACCGGCCGGGGGCGCTCGCGACGCTGCTCGGGGTGCTGTCGGTGGCCGACGCCAACATCCTGGACGTGGGTCACGTACGGACCGATCCGCGGCTCGGGCTGACGGAGGCGGACGTGGAGCTGCGCCTGGAGACGAAGGGGCCCGAGCACTGCGCGGACGTGGAGGCGGCGCTGCGCGAGGCGGGCTACACGATCCTGGGCTGA
- a CDS encoding MarR family winged helix-turn-helix transcriptional regulator: MAVFARRAEQTRLGGVGQVRNSMDRAAYLLLNRLDLEGPMGVKALAAGMGIDSSTVTRQVAPLVDTGLVKRTSHPEDGRAVVLELSVRGLNRLEEVRSSRRELMSQVTDGWTEEERESFCTLLTRFNSALSARQSGPAPAEPAVNRATADEPAGTEPPPAS, encoded by the coding sequence GTGGCCGTATTCGCCCGACGGGCGGAACAGACCCGTCTCGGCGGCGTCGGCCAGGTGCGCAACTCCATGGACCGCGCCGCCTACCTACTGCTCAACCGCCTTGATCTGGAAGGTCCGATGGGCGTCAAGGCGCTGGCCGCGGGGATGGGGATCGACTCCTCCACCGTCACCCGCCAGGTCGCGCCTCTCGTCGACACCGGCCTGGTCAAGCGCACGTCCCACCCGGAGGACGGCCGCGCCGTCGTCCTGGAACTCTCGGTGCGCGGTCTCAACCGCCTCGAAGAGGTCCGCTCCTCACGCCGCGAGCTGATGTCGCAGGTCACGGACGGCTGGACGGAGGAGGAACGGGAATCGTTCTGCACCCTCCTCACCCGGTTCAACTCCGCCCTGTCCGCACGGCAGTCGGGCCCCGCACCGGCCGAACCGGCCGTGAACCGGGCCACGGCGGACGAACCCGCCGGAACGGAGCCACCGCCGGCCTCTTGA
- a CDS encoding sigma factor-like helix-turn-helix DNA-binding protein, whose translation MRQRQQTGADRRRAREFEAFVAGAAGRLLHAATLLTGEPADTKPRAERLLTAALARTYADWDRLRGDDPYDRARQEIAARYARGAWRHHPRTGEGLLGRLGPQERLVLVLRLYEGVAEEQTAALIGLPADRVRAICARAVVMMRQPEPARRPAPHWPLSLLHRQVTR comes from the coding sequence GTGCGACAGCGACAGCAGACGGGCGCGGATCGTCGTCGCGCCCGGGAGTTCGAGGCGTTCGTCGCGGGCGCGGCAGGCCGACTGCTGCATGCCGCCACACTGCTGACCGGTGAGCCCGCCGACACCAAGCCGCGCGCCGAGCGCCTGCTGACGGCCGCCCTGGCCCGTACGTACGCGGACTGGGACCGGCTGCGCGGCGACGACCCGTACGACCGTGCCCGCCAGGAGATCGCCGCCCGCTACGCGCGCGGCGCCTGGCGGCATCACCCCCGCACGGGTGAGGGTCTGCTCGGCCGGCTCGGCCCGCAGGAACGGCTCGTCCTCGTGCTGCGGCTGTACGAGGGGGTCGCCGAGGAGCAGACGGCGGCGCTGATCGGGCTGCCGGCCGACCGGGTGCGCGCGATCTGCGCGCGGGCGGTCGTCATGATGCGGCAGCCCGAACCGGCCCGCCGTCCGGCGCCGCACTGGCCGCTGTCGCTGCTCCACCGGCAGGTGACGCGATGA
- a CDS encoding cystathionine gamma-synthase has translation MSDEHSFETIAIHAGNTADPLTGAVVPPIYQVSTYKQDGVGGLRGGYEYSRSANPTRSALEENLAALEGGRRGLAFASGLAAEDCLLRTLLSPGDHVVIPNDAYGGTYRLFAKVVSRWGVEWSVADTSDPASVRAALRPRTKAIWVETPSNPLLGISDIAALAEVARTAGAKLVVDNTFASPYLQQPLALGADVVVHSTTKYMGGHSDVVGGALITADNTLGDELAYHQNAMGAISGPFDAWLVLRGVKTLAVRMDRHSENATRVADMLARHPKVAKVYYPGLPEHPGHEIAAKQMKSFGGMVSFQVAGGEQAAIEVCGRAKVFTLGESLGGVESLIEHPGRMTHASAAGSPLEVPDDLIRLSVGIESADDLLTDLQQALA, from the coding sequence ATGAGCGACGAGCACAGCTTCGAGACGATCGCGATCCACGCGGGGAACACTGCTGATCCCCTCACCGGCGCGGTCGTTCCCCCCATCTATCAGGTGTCCACGTACAAGCAGGACGGCGTGGGCGGACTGCGCGGCGGCTACGAGTACAGCCGCAGCGCCAACCCCACGCGTTCCGCGCTGGAGGAGAATCTGGCGGCCCTGGAGGGCGGCAGGCGCGGGCTCGCGTTCGCGTCCGGCCTCGCCGCCGAGGACTGCCTCCTGCGTACGCTGCTGTCGCCGGGCGATCACGTCGTGATCCCCAACGACGCGTACGGCGGCACCTACCGGCTCTTCGCGAAGGTCGTCTCGCGCTGGGGCGTGGAGTGGTCGGTGGCCGACACCTCCGACCCGGCGTCGGTACGGGCGGCCCTGCGGCCCCGTACGAAGGCGATCTGGGTCGAGACCCCGTCGAACCCGCTCCTGGGCATCAGCGACATCGCGGCCCTCGCCGAGGTCGCCCGCACCGCCGGCGCCAAGCTCGTCGTCGACAACACCTTCGCGAGCCCCTACCTCCAGCAGCCGCTCGCCCTGGGCGCCGACGTCGTCGTGCACTCGACGACCAAGTACATGGGCGGTCACTCGGACGTCGTCGGCGGCGCGCTGATCACCGCCGACAACACGCTCGGCGACGAACTCGCCTACCACCAGAACGCGATGGGCGCGATCTCCGGCCCGTTCGACGCGTGGCTGGTGCTGCGCGGCGTGAAGACCCTGGCCGTCCGGATGGACCGGCACAGCGAGAACGCGACCCGCGTCGCCGACATGCTGGCCCGGCACCCGAAGGTCGCGAAGGTCTACTACCCGGGCCTGCCCGAGCACCCCGGGCACGAGATCGCCGCCAAGCAGATGAAGTCCTTCGGCGGCATGGTGTCCTTCCAGGTCGCCGGCGGCGAGCAGGCGGCCATCGAGGTCTGCGGCCGGGCGAAGGTCTTCACGCTGGGGGAGTCCCTCGGCGGTGTCGAGTCGCTGATCGAGCACCCGGGACGGATGACGCACGCCTCGGCTGCGGGCTCACCGCTCGAGGTGCCGGACGACCTGATCCGGCTGTCGGTCGGCATCGAGTCCGCCGACGATCTGCTGACGGACCTTCAGCAGGCGCTCGCCTGA
- a CDS encoding phosphotransferase: MDETPLPGGFINQVVRVGDTVRRSGPPARRAAYTRELLELFEARGWGGAPRHLGVDEQGREVLQYVEGQVSLPLSDARLARVAELVREFHDLTAGSALAEGREVVCHNDLSPKNTVYADGLPVALIDWDLAAPGDRIHDVAHVCWQYLDLGPRVPDVAEAARRITLVCDAYGLDDRDGIVRTILWWQDRCWRGIDESADRGDPAMAALRERGVVDDVRAAYTWVSSHAFELAAKL, translated from the coding sequence ATGGACGAGACTCCTCTGCCGGGCGGGTTCATCAATCAGGTCGTACGTGTCGGTGACACCGTGCGGCGCTCCGGGCCGCCGGCCCGACGGGCGGCGTACACAAGAGAGTTGCTGGAGCTGTTCGAGGCACGGGGCTGGGGCGGGGCGCCCCGGCACCTGGGTGTGGACGAGCAGGGGCGCGAGGTACTTCAGTACGTCGAGGGGCAGGTGTCCCTGCCGTTGTCGGACGCACGGCTGGCGCGGGTCGCGGAGCTCGTGAGGGAGTTCCATGATCTGACGGCCGGATCGGCGCTCGCCGAAGGGCGCGAAGTCGTGTGCCACAACGATCTGTCACCGAAGAACACGGTCTACGCCGACGGGCTGCCCGTGGCCCTCATCGACTGGGACCTGGCCGCTCCCGGCGACCGTATCCACGATGTCGCCCACGTCTGCTGGCAGTATCTGGACCTCGGCCCCCGGGTGCCGGACGTCGCGGAGGCGGCCCGCCGGATCACCCTGGTCTGCGACGCGTACGGTCTGGACGACCGGGACGGCATCGTCCGGACGATCCTGTGGTGGCAGGACCGCTGCTGGCGCGGCATCGACGAGTCCGCCGACCGCGGCGACCCGGCGATGGCCGCGCTGCGCGAGCGGGGCGTGGTGGACGACGTACGGGCCGCGTACACATGGGTGTCGTCCCACGCGTTCGAGCTGGCGGCGAAGCTCTAG
- a CDS encoding IS481 family transposase — protein MSHRNARLTVFGRRLLVARVCSGRPVAHVAAEMGISRATAHKWLRRWRAEGEAGLADRSSRPLKTPHRTPADIEADVCRLRTDRKLGPARIGPILGLPASTVHRVLTRHRLNRLSWIDRPTGTVIRRYERDRPGELVHVDVKKLGRIPDGGGHKFLGRQAGRTTRSRMGFDYIHSAVDDHSRLAYSEIHPDEKAATCAGFLARAAAFFHTRGITRIERVLTDNAWAYRKGLAWKNVLADLGATGKLTRPYRPQTNGKVERFNRTLLDEWAYLRPYTSNTERTEALADFLHTYNHHRSHTALDGHPPITRVNNPAGQYI, from the coding sequence GTGTCCCACCGTAATGCCCGGCTGACCGTTTTCGGGAGGCGTCTGCTGGTCGCACGTGTCTGTTCGGGCCGGCCGGTTGCGCATGTGGCGGCTGAGATGGGTATCTCGCGGGCAACGGCCCACAAGTGGCTGCGGCGGTGGCGGGCCGAGGGCGAAGCGGGCTTGGCCGACCGCTCCAGCAGGCCCTTGAAGACACCGCACCGAACCCCTGCGGACATCGAGGCCGACGTCTGCCGGCTGCGGACCGACCGCAAGCTCGGACCGGCCAGGATCGGCCCGATCCTGGGACTGCCCGCTTCCACCGTGCACCGCGTTCTGACGCGCCACCGACTGAACCGGCTGTCCTGGATCGACCGGCCGACCGGCACCGTGATCCGCCGCTACGAACGCGACCGGCCCGGTGAACTGGTCCACGTCGACGTGAAGAAGCTCGGCCGGATACCGGACGGCGGCGGCCACAAGTTCCTGGGCCGCCAGGCCGGCCGCACCACCCGCAGCCGGATGGGCTTCGACTACATCCACTCTGCCGTCGACGACCACAGCCGGCTGGCCTACAGCGAGATACACCCGGACGAGAAGGCCGCGACCTGCGCCGGCTTCCTGGCCCGCGCGGCCGCGTTCTTCCACACCCGCGGCATCACCCGCATCGAACGAGTCCTGACCGACAACGCCTGGGCCTACCGAAAGGGCCTGGCCTGGAAGAACGTCCTGGCCGACCTCGGCGCGACCGGCAAGCTCACCCGCCCCTACCGGCCGCAGACCAACGGCAAGGTCGAACGCTTCAACCGCACCCTGCTCGACGAATGGGCCTACCTGCGGCCCTACACCTCGAACACCGAACGGACCGAAGCCCTGGCAGACTTCCTCCACACCTACAACCACCACCGCAGCCACACCGCACTCGACGGACACCCACCCATCACCCGCGTCAACAACCCTGCGGGTCAATACATCTAG
- the abc-f gene encoding ribosomal protection-like ABC-F family protein: MRERAQLSLKDVSKSYGDRTVLDQVSLSVRPGERAGVIGENGSGKSTLLRLLAGAERPDGGEVTVLFPGGVGYLSQTLGLDPSRSVQAAVDAALADLRELERRIRAAEATLADATEAELAAYGDLLTAYEDRDGYAADARVDAAMHGLGLAHVGRERPLGSLSGGERSRVALACVLASAPELLLLDEPTNHLDLRATTYLEDQLRSHRGTVVAVTHDRAFLERVATTILEVDRDTRAVTRYGDGWSGYRTAKAAARHRWEQDHEEYLADLARTRELVAAAGQRLAATGKDPGQGFGKHRRSHEAKLSGQVRAARVRLERLEREPVPAPPKPLMFAADPATTGAEGVLAELSGVVVGDRLRVDALQVKAGARLLVDGPNGAGKTTLLRVLAGDLRPDAGSAYRTAEVGYLAQELPTARAASRLSLLGAFAAGRRGLPEEHTDELLALGLFREEDLPVPVAGLSVGQRRRLELARLLTVPADLLILDEPTNHVALSLVEDLERALAAYGGAVVVVSHDRRFRSEFAGERLELRAGRVLPEG; this comes from the coding sequence ATGCGCGAACGCGCCCAATTGTCGTTGAAGGACGTCTCGAAGTCGTACGGCGACCGGACCGTCCTCGATCAGGTGTCACTGTCCGTACGGCCCGGTGAGAGGGCCGGTGTCATCGGGGAGAACGGCTCCGGGAAGTCCACCCTGCTGCGGCTGCTGGCCGGGGCCGAGCGGCCGGACGGCGGTGAGGTCACCGTCCTGTTCCCCGGCGGGGTCGGGTATCTCTCCCAGACCCTCGGGCTCGACCCGAGTCGCTCCGTCCAGGCCGCCGTCGACGCGGCCCTCGCGGATCTGCGGGAGCTCGAACGCCGCATCCGGGCGGCCGAGGCCACGCTCGCCGACGCCACCGAGGCCGAACTGGCCGCGTACGGCGATCTGTTGACCGCCTACGAGGACCGGGACGGCTACGCGGCGGACGCCCGTGTCGACGCCGCCATGCACGGCCTCGGGCTCGCCCATGTCGGCCGGGAGCGCCCGCTCGGGTCGCTCTCCGGCGGCGAGCGGTCCCGGGTGGCGCTGGCCTGCGTGCTGGCTTCGGCGCCCGAGCTGCTGCTGCTCGACGAGCCGACCAACCATCTCGATCTCCGGGCCACCACCTATCTGGAGGACCAACTCCGGTCGCACCGCGGCACGGTGGTCGCTGTCACCCACGACCGCGCGTTCCTGGAGCGCGTCGCGACGACGATCCTGGAGGTCGACCGGGACACCCGCGCGGTGACGCGGTACGGCGACGGCTGGAGCGGCTACCGCACGGCCAAGGCCGCGGCCCGCCACCGCTGGGAGCAGGACCACGAGGAGTATCTGGCGGACCTGGCCCGTACGCGGGAGCTGGTCGCCGCCGCCGGGCAGCGGCTCGCGGCCACCGGGAAGGATCCGGGGCAGGGCTTCGGCAAGCACCGCCGTTCGCACGAGGCGAAGCTGTCCGGCCAGGTCAGGGCGGCGCGGGTGCGGCTGGAGCGGCTGGAGCGGGAGCCGGTGCCCGCGCCGCCGAAGCCGCTCATGTTCGCGGCCGACCCGGCCACCACCGGGGCGGAGGGCGTACTCGCCGAGCTGTCCGGCGTCGTGGTCGGGGACCGGCTGCGGGTGGACGCGCTCCAGGTGAAGGCGGGGGCCCGTCTGCTGGTCGACGGGCCCAACGGCGCGGGCAAGACCACGCTGCTGCGGGTGCTGGCCGGGGATCTCCGGCCGGACGCGGGCAGCGCCTACCGTACGGCCGAAGTCGGCTATCTGGCACAGGAGTTGCCCACGGCGAGGGCGGCCTCGCGGCTCTCGCTGCTGGGGGCGTTCGCGGCGGGCCGCCGGGGGCTGCCCGAGGAGCACACGGACGAGCTGCTGGCTCTCGGGCTGTTCCGCGAGGAGGATCTGCCGGTGCCCGTGGCCGGGCTCTCGGTGGGGCAGCGGCGCCGGCTCGAACTGGCGAGGCTGCTGACGGTCCCCGCCGATCTGCTGATCCTGGACGAGCCGACGAACCATGTGGCGCTGAGCCTGGTGGAGGATCTGGAGCGGGCGCTCGCCGCGTACGGGGGCGCCGTGGTCGTGGTCTCGCACGACCGCCGCTTCCGGAGTGAATTCGCGGGCGAGCGGCTGGAGTTGCGCGCGGGAAGGGTGCTGCCGGAGGGCTGA